The genome window TTACGAGGGCAGGCCGCTTAGCTACTAAATCATCTACGACTTTGTCTGCCACGGAGTCTAGGCGTGTGACTAAATCCCAACTGTTAAAACGCAAGAATCGCCCTAGGTAGATGCCGAGCGCACTCAACGCATGCAGAACCAATTCTGCCCAAAGCACATAGCGATGCCGTTGTCGTTGGTTCAGGTAGTGGCCCAAGTTGATCAGCGATAGGACATAAGCTTGAAAGCCCGCCAGAATAAACAACATATACTGCGGTACTAGGACGAGAGTGACAATCCACTCGGAAAATCCTTCGCGAATGTCGTAAATCAGATGAATGATGTCAGTCAGAACGTAGGGAGCGTTGGGTAGAAAGGCGACAAACACCAACAAACCCAACCACCAAAGAATGGAGGGTTGCCGACTTCTACGAAATAGCCAAACGCTCAATCCTAACGGGATAAGAGCTAGGAATAAGTTCCAAGCCATCCAATCACTGTTACGGTGTAAAACCTTGCCAGCAAACAGAATCCAGTTGAGCAGTTCTGCTTTCATAAGCATTCAATCAAGAACGAATCAGCAGCGATAACTTGCCCTGAAATGCACCATCAGGGGCGATCGCTTCTTCATACTAGCCGCAGGTTTTCACTCACCGTCAAGATAAAGCCTAAAATGGAAGTAGGTTTGCGTCATCCCACTCAGCTTCAGGGGCAAACGCTTTTAGAACCCGGTCCAAATTAAGCCGCATCGGATAAATTTCAGACATTGGGGAACTAAAAACCTAAAGTTTAACGTCAAGCAAGAAAGCTCCTGATAACGCTACGTAATCGGTGGATGAAGTACTAAGC of Trichocoleus sp. FACHB-46 contains these proteins:
- a CDS encoding DUF1361 domain-containing protein → MKAELLNWILFAGKVLHRNSDWMAWNLFLALIPLGLSVWLFRRSRQPSILWWLGLLVFVAFLPNAPYVLTDIIHLIYDIREGFSEWIVTLVLVPQYMLFILAGFQAYVLSLINLGHYLNQRQRHRYVLWAELVLHALSALGIYLGRFLRFNSWDLVTRLDSVADKVVDDLVAKRPALVMFVTFIVITGLYWLMKEVTLGLILRKRYRRTFESTSEADPGSS